From one Coffea eugenioides isolate CCC68of chromosome 11, Ceug_1.0, whole genome shotgun sequence genomic stretch:
- the LOC113753221 gene encoding protease Do-like 8, chloroplastic, protein MQMVTLTAANQPAAPPKTSFLGRRELCFDGISSICCSDQPSSDDAAMASASSDPQTPNSPAVKTEQGQCKDLSGRLVGKIFPVTTRRTLFASLSMYLGYHPSRYFSAYALGDPSVTVEQVTPPVFPSGPLFPSEERIVQLFEKNTYSVVNIFDVTLRPQLNLSGVVEVPEGNGSGIVWDGLGHIVTNYHVIGNSLSRNPSRGQVVARVNILASEGVQKNFEGRLIGADRAKDLAVLKVKSFFNNQENFCESSKLSTRLVKNLHIIGNPFGFDHTLTVGVISGLNRDIFSQTGVTIGDGIQTDAAINPGNSGGPLLDSKGSLIGINTAIFTQTGTSAGVGFAIPASTVSKIVPQLIQRGKVVRAGLNIEFAPDPVANQLNVRNGALILQVPQNSLAAKAGLVSTSRGFAGNIILGDIIVAVDKKPVRSKSELNKVLDDYNVGDEVLLQIRRGSETVELPLVLEETA, encoded by the exons ATGCAGATGGTAACATTAACAGCAGCCAATCAACCCGCAGCACCTCCAAAAACTTCATTTTTGGGCCGCCGAGAGCTCTGCTTTGACGGCATTTCGTCCATTTGCTGCTCTGACCAACCCTCCTCAGATGACGCCGCTATGGCTTCTGCCTCTTCTGACCCTCAAACTCCAAATTCTCC GGCTGTTAAAACTGAACAAGGCCAGTGCAAAGATTTGAGTGGGCGCCTTGTGGGGAAAATCTTCCCCGTCACAACACGCCGGACTTTGTTTGCTAGTCTATCCATGTATTTGGGTTATCATCCTTCAAGGTACTTCTCAG CATATGCATTGGGGGATCCATCAGTGACAGTTGAACAAGTGACACCACCTGTTTTTCCTTCTGGGCCACTTTTTCCTTCCGAG GAAAGAATTGTGCAACTCTTTGAGAAGAATACTTATTCAGTGGTCAACATCTTTGACGTAACTCTTCGTCCTCAACTTAATTTGTCTGGTGTGGTTGAG GTCCCTGAGGGAAATGGTTCTGGCATTGTTTGGGATGGACTGGGGCACATTGTCACTAACTATCATG TGATTGGCAATTCTCTTTCAAGAAACCCAAGCCGAGGACAAGTTGTTGCACGAGTCAATATTCTTGCTTCAGAAGG agTGCAAAAGAACTTTGAGGGCAGGCTGATTGGTGCAGACCGAGCAAAGGATCTTGCTGTATTAAAGGTAAAATCCTTCTTTAACAACCAGGAGAATTTCTGTGAGT CCTCTAAATTATCAACTAGATTAGTTAAAAACCTACATATCATTGGAAATCCATTTGGTTTTGATCATACACTTACAGTTGGGGTCATCAGTGGTCTAAATCGAGATATATTTAGTCAAACTGGAGTTACTATTGGTGATGGAATCCAGACTGACGCTGCCATCAATCCTGGAAACAG TGGAGGTCCTCTGTTGGATTCAAAAGGAAGTTTAATTGGGATTAACACGGCAATATTTACTCAGACAG GGACATCTGCTGGTGTTGGGTTTGCAATCCCAGCATCTACTGTGTCGAAGATAGTGCCTCAGCTTATTCAACGTGGCAAA GTTGTTCGAGCTGGTTTAAATATTGAATTTGCTCCAGACCCAGTTGCAAATCAACTCAATGTTCGAAATGGAGCTCTGATTTTGCAG GTACCTCAAAATAGTCTTGCCGCCAAGGCAGGTCTTGTATCCACATCGAGAGGCTTTGCTGGCAACATCATTCTTGGTGATATAATTGTGGCGGTGGACAAAAAACCT GTTAGGAGTAAGTCAGAGTTAAATAAAGTGCTAGATGATTATAATGTCGGAGATGAAGTTCTCCTGCAAATACGAAGAGGCAGTGAGACTGTGGAGTTGCCTCTAGTTCTAGAGGAGACGGCTTGA
- the LOC113754181 gene encoding non-specific lipid-transfer protein A-like, with protein MMKVVAVVSLVLVLVLVARPGEAITCEQVTHELEPCVPYLTQGGTPSSSCCSGVKNLGSIPTQQDRRTACNCVKSAAGHFPNLKPDAATSLPGRCGVSLPFPISSSTNCNSIP; from the exons ATGATGAAGGTGGTTGCAGTGGTAAGTCTTGTTCTGGTGCTAGTCTTGGTGGCAAGGCCAGGTGAAGCAATCACCTGTGAACAAGTTACCCATGAACTTGAGCCTTGCGTGCCGTATCTCACCCAAGGAGGCACTCCATCAAGTTCATGCTGTAGTGGAGTGAAAAACTTGGGGAGCATCCCTACCCAACAAGATAGGCGAACTGCATGCAACTGCGTCAAGTCTGCCGCCGGCCACTTCCCAAATCTGAAGCCGGATGCTGCCACAAGCCTTCCTGGACGCTGTGGTGTCTCCTTGCCTTTCCCCATCTCTTCTAGTACTAACTGCAACAG CATTCCTTGA
- the LOC113751742 gene encoding NAP1-related protein 2-like, whose amino-acid sequence MVAERGKKSKVAAPAEEDSDPIDGELVLSIEKLQEVQDELEKVNEDASDKVLEIEQKYNELRRPVYVRRSEIIKTIPDFWLTAFLSHPALGDLLNEEDQKIFKYLDSLDVEDFKDVKSGYSITFNFKQNPYFEDTKLTKTFIFLDEGTTRITGTAIKWKEGMGAANGGSHEKKGNKRPASDDSFFSWFSETQQKDTLEVEGLNDEVAEIIKEDLWPNPLKYFNNEADEEDSEGEEDDEEGKGDDDEEDDDEDGNEEDDT is encoded by the exons ATGGTGGCTGAGCGAGGAAAGAAATCCAAGGTGGCCGCTCCAGCGGAGGAAGACTCCGATCCCATTGATGGCGAGCTTGTTCTCTCTATCGAGAAGCTTCAAGAAGTCCAGGACGAGCTTGAAAag GTAAATGAAGATGCCAGTGACAAAGTACTGGAAATTGAACAGAAGTACAATGAATTACGGAGGCCTGTTTATGTCCGAAGAAGCGAGATCATAAAGACAATTCCTGACTTTTGGTTGACTGCT TTTTTGAGTCATCCAGCGCTTGGTGATCTGTTGAATGAGGAGGATCAGAAG ATTTTCAAATATTTGGATTCGCTTGATGTGGAGGATTTTAAGGATGTGAAATCGGGTTACTCAATTACATTT AATTTCAAGCAAAACCCATATTTTGAAGATACGAAGCTGACAAAGACATTTATCTTCTTAGATGAAGGAACAACAAGGATAACTGGTACAGCTATCAAGTGGAAGGAAGGCATG GGGGCTGCAAATGGAGGCAGTcatgaaaagaaaggaaataaacGACCAGCATCTGATGACAG CTTCTTTAGTTGGTTTTCTGAAACACAACAAAAAGATACGCTTGAGGTAGAGGGGCTTAATGATGAG GTGGCAGAGATAATTAAGGAGGATTTATGGCCAAACCCTCTGAAATATTTCAACAAT GAAGCTGATGAAGAGGATTCCGAGGGAGAAGAGGATGATGAAGAG GGAAAaggtgatgatgatgaggaagatgatgatgaggatGGCAACGAGGAGGATGACACTTGA
- the LOC113753814 gene encoding thyroid adenoma-associated protein homolog, which produces MSAKWRAIQHRHRYTYSSVVFPPYFIDALNQTPSLPFFSQLKHLSSLNSTYSQVEHAKNVVSAFTDLLSNPNADAATSVLASKFYLEILFFENSLPLHRTLASGLAKAKHFHGLLKDCFRQLCEEYGGGDGNGKGKRFSVSRAALSMMSTPKLGYLVEVVEECAVLVGLDVVSGLDAVVSETNDWSRPSPLVMEQCQEALSCIYYLLQRFPTKFSDGGERQDGFLAMVFVTVLSILKSLAFSRDCFVAAGVSFCAALQVCLSPEELGLFIMEGIFMQTSVISCKIKFQDVNSKIPYKGDMVNEISKFTALSRLCLIRGILTAVSRTVLSSSFVVSTCDFENDSASGDSTLIKTILYDSILPELCNYCENPTDSHFNFHALTVMQICFQQIKTSMQSNIGDFAESYNPLSEQMGRRILRTVWNNLEDPLSQTVKQVHLIFDLFLDIQASLLWAEGGEKIKLFLREIASDLLCLGPRCKGRYVPLASLTKRLGAKTILAMSPDILFETTKAYVDDDVCCAATTFLKCFLECLREECWCSDGIENGYAKYRGDCLPPFLYGLASGVAKLRSNVNTYALPILLELDVDGLFPMLASIGVKLVEDDTEIVYPELHYTEMYLGLEQRVAILVSLLRVSRSIALIEGDIDYVSESFEVSENNRKYDMHSFVCVRGIKVTIPVKWLVLALSHTDESLRTDAAEFLFLNPKTASLPSSLELSLLKEAVPLNMRCCSTAFQMKWTSMFRKFFSRVRTALERQYKQGNWYPYGSEANVGVASRNGTREIVVEMADDLFNLMKWLSYFFFFSCYPSAPYERKIMAMELILVMLNVWSVMPPSKENHCALSSETSLYPYSKGFILADSALLLVGSIIDSWDRLRENSFRILLHFPTPLPGICSPDEIRVAIIWAKKLVCSPRVRECDAGALTLRLIFRKYVLELNWSVQLSLDFVSCHGQVELPDRRLEILTHRSPAVEYVRSLVDWLLITVEDGEKDLSEACKKSFVHGVLLTLRYTFEELDWNSTAVLCCIAEMKLVLEKLLELIMRITSLALWVVSADAWHLPEDMEDMVDDDRFDKEVMSKVAVENVMENEKLVQDARSSEQIVMVGCWLAMKEVSLLLGTIIRKIPLPTVDASKSNAFDGNGDYVSVSDGVLDMKQLETIGSHFLEVLLKMKHNGAIDKTRAGFTALCNRLLCSNNPRLCKLTESWMEQLMERTVTKGQTVDDLLRRSAGIPAAFTAIFLAEPEGSPKRLLPRALRWLLDVANKSLLEQTKASNCTNDSADALLTNSSQVGQFVMPLGMDAKEKISKIRDEGVVPTVHAFNVLRAAFNDSNLATDTSGFSAEALIYSIRSFSSPYWEVRNSACLAYSALIRRMIGFLNVQKRESERRALTGLEFFHRYPTLHSFLFHELKIATESLLDGSSGQQGSNLAKLVHPSLCPILILLSRLKPSAVTSEAGDSLDPFIFLPFIRKCSVQSNFRIRILASRALTGLISNEKLPIVLLNIASELPCTRNVSSDASNSIDTQNGTCHTFNSLHGMLLQLNTLLDNNCRCLADSSKKDAILKDLIEILAIRSWIGKFQLCPCPILNSCFLGVLDNMLSVATTCQMSRSIAAIWNLVWELSSEFLDLEEPQKLSYHDPTIVELRKQAAVSYFNCLYKTSKEIAEEDILMPGTCSSTASSLLRVSDLDSALSRFQERLRGCMSDTSYEVRLATFKWLVLFLKSAGLKIEGGNSSSHEIKTYLLYNIDLQKKLVELLATENNHKCTYYILKIIYMWNMLECEEKGELDVSLGSIGVDRSSLWWFWDKLVSMYKVTRHSKNRQVLICCMGICVKQFASIFSSFVCSNMKKEEIAISSRYDLDGRLSKFYDCINYFVELIQLHSSASEPVNMRNAAAESIVASGLLDHAKIVGSLAFSNSIPGENPSSEFKVEEVVNIYGHKILNLWLTCVRLLEDEDVELRRKLALDVQKSVTSTTCQNVELVPSQVEKVIEMSFDHLSSIFGHWIDYFDSLCNYVFNAVNSVVSVVPRGDLVRRVFDKEIDNHHEEKLLICQICCSHLEKLPISKSWAANSSDNHRVRDLLRGWRRRFCHYLTSFANDSIGRREVDWIGGAGNHKDAFLPLYGNLLAFFALSNCIFEGEKERSKSMLDEVSVLGRTLRPFLRNPMICNLYLLVIDSHEKMVGATASDMNKSLIGNSSDWEGFNPYFLLRCEV; this is translated from the exons ATGTCCGCCAAATGGAGAGCCATTCAGCATCGCCACCGCTACACTTACAGCTCCGTCGTCTTCCCTCCTTACTTCATTGACGCATTAAATCAAACACCTTCTCTACCCTTCTTTTCCCAACTCAAACACCTCTCCTCTCTTAACTCCACCTATTCCCAAGTCGAACACGCCAAGAACGTAGTTTCAGCTTTCACTGACTTGCTCTCAAATCCAAACGCCGACGCTGCCACAAGTGTTCTTGCCTCGAAATTCTACTTGGAAATTCTTTTCTTCGAGAACTCGTTGCCTTTGCACAGAACTTTAGCTTCTGGTCTGGCAAAAGCGAAGCACTTTCATGGTCTTCTGAAAGACTGCTTTCGGCAACTTTGTGAGGAGTATGGAGGTGGAGATGGGAATGGGAAGGGAAAGAGGTTCTCCGTTTCGCGGGCGGCGTTGTCTATGATGAGCACCCCCAAGTTGGGATATTTAGTTGAGGTTGTGGAGGAATGTGCGGTTTTGGTGGGTTTGGATGTGGTTTCTGGGTTGGATGCCGTGGTTTCAGAGACCAATGATTGGTCTAGGCCTTCACCTCTCGTCATGGAGCAGTGTCAGGAGGCTCTTTCTTGCATATATTACTTGCTTCAGCGTTTTCCCACCAAGTTCTCTGATGGAGGTGAACGTCAGGATGGCTTTTTAGCAATGGTTTTTGTGACTGTTTTGAGCATTTTGAAGTCGCTGGCATTCTCAAGGGACTGTTTTGTGGCGGCTGGGGTGAGTTTCTGTGCGGCTCTGCAGGTATGCCTCAGTCCTGAAGAGCTCGGCTTGTTTATCATGGAAGGCATTTTTATGCAGACTTCCGTCATTAGTTGTAAGATTAAATTTCAGGATGTGAATAGCAAAATCCCCTATAAAGGGGATATGGTCAATGAAATTTCCAAGTTTACAGCACTCAGTCGACTTTGCTTGATTAGGGGTATTCTTACTGCAGTTTCAAGAACTGTTCTTAGTTCCAGTTTTGTTGTGTCGACTTGTGATTTCGAAAATGATAGCGCATCTGGGGATAGTACTCTGATAAAAACCATACTCTATGATAGCATTTTGCCTGAGCTGTGTAACTATTGCGAGAACCCTACAGATAGTCATTTTAATTTTCATGCGTTAACAGTAATGCAGATCTGCTTTCAGCAGATTAAAACATCAATGCAAAGTAATATTGGTGATTTTGCAGAATCTTATAATCCGCTATCTGAACAAATGGGGCGTAGAATACTGAGGACCGTATGGAATAATTTGGAAGATCCCTTAAGTCAGACAGTCAAACAAGTTCATCTGATTTTTGACCTCTTCCTAGACATTCAGGCTAGCCTTCTTTGGGCGGAGGGTGGTGAGAAAATTAAGTTGTTTCTGCGGGAGATTGCATCTGATCTTCTTTGCCTGGGACCCCGCTGCAAGGGGAGGTATGTTCCTCTGGCTTCCCTGACAAAGAGGTTGGGAGCGAAAACCATCCTAGCTATGAGTCCTGACATACTATTCGAAACAACAAAGGCTTATGTCGATGATGATGTCTGCTGTGCTGCCACAACATTtcttaagtgctttcttgagtGCTTGCGCGAGGAATGTTGGTGTAGTGATGGTATTGAAAATGGTTATGCTAAATACCGAGGTGATTGCTTGCCCCCTTTCTTGTATGGGCTTGCTTCTGGAGTTGCAAAGCTACGCTCAAACGTGAATACTTATGCTTTGCCGATATTGCTTGAACTGGATGTGGATGGATTATTTCCGATGCTTGCTTCTATTGGTGTTAAACTGGTTGAGGATGACACTGAAATAGTTTATCCTGAGCTCCATTATACAGAGATGTATTTAGGGCTGGAACAGCGAGTGGCCATTTTGGTTTCCTTGCTCAGGGTTTCTCGTTCGATTGCTTTGATTGAAGGTGACATTGATTATGTTTCTGAATCTTTCGAAGTTTCAGAGAATAATAGAAAATATGATATGCATTCGTTTGTCTGTGTCAGGGGAATTAAAGTTACGATCCCAGTCAAATGGCTAGTTTTGGCACTTAGCCATACTGATGAGTCACTTCGCACAGATGCAGcagaatttcttttcttaaaccCAAAGACAGCAAGCCTTCCATCCTCTTTGGAGCTTAGCCTGCTGAAGGAAGCTGTGCCATTGAATATGAGATGTTGTTCTACTGCTTTTCAGATGAAATGGACCAGTATGTTTAGGAAGTTTTTCTCTCGTGTTCGAACTGCCTTGGAGAGACAATACAAGCAGGGAAACTGGTATCCTTATGGGTCAGAAGCTAACGTTGGAGTTGCATCCAGAAATGGAACCAGAGAAATAGTAGTAGAAATGGCAGATGATCTGTTTAATCTAATGAAGTGGTTGAgttacttttttttcttctcttgctACCCTTCTGCTCCTTATGAGAGGAAGATAATGGCCATGGAGCTTATATTGGTAATGTTGAATGTCTGGTCTGTCATGCCACCATCAAAAGAAAATCATTGTGCTCTTTCTTCTGAAACAAGTCTGTATCCTTACAGTAAGGGCTTTATTTTAGCTGATTCAGCCTTGCTACTGGTTGGATCGATTATTGATAGCTGGGATCGTTTGAGAGAGAATTCGTTTCGTATTCTACTGCATTTTCCTACCCCGCTTCCTGGCATTTGTAGTCCAGATGAGATCCGAGTAGCAATTATATGGGCAAAGAAGCTAGTCTGCAGTCCACGTGTGAGAGAATGTGATGCTGGAGCTCTGACTTTACGTCTTATATTTAGAAAGTATGTCTTGGAGCTTAATTGGAGTGTTCAATTGTCACTTGATTTTGTCTCTTGTCATGGCCAGGTAGAGCTGCCAGATCGCAGGCTTGAAATTCTTACACATCGCTCGCCTGCAGTAGAATATGTGAGGTCGCTGGTTGATTGGTTGCTCATTACTGTGGAAGATGGTGAGAAGGATCTTTCAGAAGCATGCAAGAAAAGCTTTGTTCATGGTGTCCTGCTTACTCTTCGATATACATTTGAGGAACTGGATTGGAATTCCACAGCCGTTTTGTGCTGTATTGCTGAGATGAAACTTGTATTGGAGAAGCTATTGGAATTAATTATGCGAATAACCTCTCTCGCCCTATGGGTAGTCTCAGCAGATGCATGGCATTTGCCAGAAGACATGGAGGACATGGTGGATGATGATCGTTTTGACAAGGAAGTTATGTCTAAGGTTGCAGTGGAAAATGTGATGGAGAATGAGAAGCTTGTGCAAGATGCCAGGTCATCAGAACAGATTGTTATGGTTGGTTGCTGGCTTGCTATGAAAGAG GTAAGTCTTCTTTTGGGAACTATAATACGGAAAATTCCTTTGCCTACTGTGGATGCATCAAAGTCTAATGCTTTTGATGGCAATGGTGATTATGTATCAGTGTCTGATGGGGTGCTTGATATGAAGCAACTTGAGACAATTGGAAGCCACTTTTTGGAAGTCCTTCTGAAAATGAAGCATAATGGTGCAATTGATAAAACAAGGGCTGGATTCACTGCTCTTTGCAATCGTTTACTTTGTTCGAACAATCCGAG ACTTTGCAAATTAACAGAATCCTGGATGGAACAACTTATGGAAAGAACAGTGACAAAGGGACAAACTGTAGATGACCTACTGCGGAGAAGTGCTGGTATTCCAGCTGCATTTACTGCTATCTTCCTTGCAGAGCCCGAGGGTTCCCCAAAGAGACTTCTGCCAAGGGCACTGCGATGGCTGTTAGATGTAGCCAACAAGTCTTTACTGGAACAGACTAAAGCAAGCAACTGCACTAATGACTCAGCTGATGCCCTTTTGACAAATTCAAGTCAAGTTGGTCAATTCGTTATGCCCCTTGGGATGGATGCAAAAGAGAAAATCTCAAAGATCCGGGATGAGGGTGTTGTCCCAACTGTCCATGCATTCAATGTCCTTAGAGCCGCTTTTAATGATAGCAACCTGGCAACTGATACATCAGGCTTTTCAGCCGAGGCTTTGATTTATTCCATACGCTCTTTCTCTTCGCCGTACTGGGAGGTGCGGAATAGTGCCTGTCTTGCATATAGTGCTTTGATTCGTCGCATGATTGGATTCCTTAATGTACAGAAACGAGAATCAGAAAGGCGTGCTCTAACAGGGCTTGAATTTTTTCACAG GTACCCTACACTGCACTCTTTCCTATTTCATGAACTTAAAATTGCAACAGAGTCGCTTTTGGATGGGTCTTCTGGACAACAAGGATCTAATTTGGCAAAACTTGTGCACCCAAGCTTGTGCCCAATTCTGATTCTGTTGTCACGGCTAAAACCTTCAGCAGTTACAAGTGAAGCTGGGGACAGTTTGGACCCTTTCATATTCTTGCCATTCATCAGGAAGTGCTCTGTCCAAAGCAATTTCCGTATCCGAATTCTTGCTTCCAGAGCTCTAACGGGCCTGATATCGAATGAGAAATTGCCCATTGTGCTGCTTAATATTGCCTCTGAGTTACCTTGCACAAGGAATGTCTCTTCTGATGCATCCAACTCAATTGACACACAAAATGGTACTTGCCATACTTTTAATTCACTTCATGGGATGCTGCTGCAGTTGAACACGCTTCTCGATAACAATTGTAGATGCCTTGCTGATTCCTCCAAAAAAGATGCAATTCTGAAGGATCTGATTGAAATTCTTGCAATACGTTCATGGATTGGTAAGTTTCAACTCTGCCCTTGCCCTATCCTGAATAGCTGCTTTCTTGGGGTACTGGATAACATGCTCAGTGTTGCAACAACGTGTCAAATGAGCAGAAGTATTgctgctatttggaacctcgtATGGGAGTTATCTTCAGAATTTTTGGATTTAGAAGAACCTCAGAAATTGTCATATCATGATCCAACTATTGTAGAACTTCGCAAACAAGCAGCAGTGTCATATTTCAATTGCTTATACAAAACGTCTAAGGAAATTGCTGAAGAGGATATTTTGATGCCTGGAACATGTTCCTCAACTGCTTCAAGTTTGTTAAGAGTATCTGATTTGGACAGTGCTCTCTCAAGATTTCAGGAAAGGCTGAGAGGCTGCATGTCTGACACATCATACGAAGTTCGTCTTGCAACTTTCAAGTGGCTAGTTTTATTTCTGAAATCAGCAGGATTAAAAATTGAAGGAGGCAATTCATCTTCTCATGAGATCAAGACATATTTGTTGTACAATATTGATCTCCAGAAAAAACTAGTGGAGCTTCTAGCGACCGAGAATAACCATAAATGCACATATTACATTCTTAAAATTATCTACATGTGGAACATGTTGGAATGTGAAGAAAAAGGTGAACTAGATGTCAGCCTTGGATCAATTGGTGTGGATCGCAGTTCATTGTGGTGGTTTTGGGACAAGTTAGTGTCCATGTACAAGGTCACTAGACATTCAAAGAATCGACAAGTGCTCATCTGCTGCATGGGGATATGTGTAAAGCAGTTTGCTAGCATATTCTCAAGCTTTGTTTGCTCTAACATGAAGAAGGAAGAGATAGCCATATCCAGCCGATATGATCTTGATGGGAGACTCTCCAAGTTTTACGATTGCATCAATTATTTTGTTGAACTAATACAACTACACAGTTCTGCATCAGAGCCTGTAAATATGCGGAACGCAGCTGCAGAATCAATAGTTGCATCTGGTTTACTTGATCATGCAAAGATAGTTGGTTCTTTAGCCTTCAGTAACAGCATTCCAGGCGAAAATCCTAGTTCAGAATTCAAAGTAGAGGAGGTTGTGAACATATATGGCCATAAGATTCTGAATCTATGGTTGACATGCGTAAGACTTTTGGAGGATGAAGATGTGGAACTCAGAAGGAAGCTTGCCCTTGATGTTCAGAAGAGTGTTACATCCACAACGTGTCAAAATGTTGAACTGGTTCCCAGCCAAGTGGAGAAGGTTATTGAGATGAGTTTTGACCATCTCTCTTCAATCTTTGGTCACTGGATTGACTACTTTGATAGTCTCTGCAATTATGTTTTTAATGCTGTAAACTCTGTGGTCAGTGTTGTGCCAAGAGGAGACCTTGTGAGACGTGTTTTTGACAAGGAGATTGATAACCATCATGAAGAAAAGCTATTGATCTGTCAGATTTGTTGCTCTCACTTGGAGAAGCTTCCAATTTCTAAATCTTGGGCAGCTAACTCCTCTGACAATCACAGGGTAAGGGACCTTTTACGTGGTTGGAGGAGGAGATTTTGCCACTACTTGACATCATTTGCCAATGACTCTATTGGCCGACGGGAAGTTGATTGGATTGGTGGCGCCGGTAACCATAAGGATGCATTTTTACCCTTGTATGGAAATTTACTAGCCTTCTTTGCCCTGTCAAATTGTATCTTTGAGGGGGAGAAAGAGAGGAGCAAGTCCATGCTAGATGAAGTTTCTGTGCTTGGCAGGACTCTGCGTCCATTTCTTAGAAACCCGATGATATGCAACCTATATTTGTTAGTGATTGATTCACATGAGAAAATGGTCGGCGCAACTGCTAGTGATATGAACAAAAGCTTGATAGGAAATTCTTCCGACTGGGAAGGTTTCAATCCTTATTTTCTCCTTAGGTGTGAAGTATAA
- the LOC113753431 gene encoding transcription factor bHLH47-like, with amino-acid sequence MASETAIPDGDEGNAVHRHSSSKKKQGKPSKRIHKAEREKKKRDHMNVLFVELRKAIEPAQLSSGKACIVNDTIRLLKDLLAQVYSLKKDNAALLSESHYVAVEKNELIEENSALKSQVEKLQSEITERTQSQSSVNLNIWPSQSPIAASELQEDSLRLPSTDHQLLSSSVVAPIFVVPLHHDSPIYHKGSQNDTAEDFQCNASLSNVKKPRPRYPSPSDSWPSQILDEQLNGREITQ; translated from the exons ATGGCTTCAGAAACTGCTATTCCAGACGGTGACGAGGGCAATGCAGTCCATAG GCATTCCTCCAGCAAAAAGAAGCAGGGGAAACCTTCTAAAAGAATTCATAAAGCagagagggagaagaagaaacGTGACCACATGAACGTCCTATTTGTAGAGCTCAGGAAAGCTATTG AACCAGCTCAGCTGTCCAGTGGAAAGGCCTGCATTGTGAATGATACCATTCGACTGCTTAAGGATCTACTTGCTCAGGTTTACAGTCTCAAAAAGGATAATGCTGCTCTTTTATCCGAATCTCATTAT GTCGCTGTTGAGAAGAATGAGCTCATTGAAGAAAACTCCGCTCTCAAATCTCAGGTGGAGAAGCTTCAGAGTGAGATCACAGAGAGGACTCAATCCCAGTCGTCAGTGAACTTAAATATTTGGCCTTCACAAAGCCCCATTGCTGCTTCAGAACTGCAAGAAGATAGTTTGAGACTGCCTTCCACTGATCACCAACTACTATCATCTTCGGTTGTTGCTCCCATCTTTGTTGTGCCTTTACATCATGATTCTCCTATTTACCACAAAGGATCCCAAAATGATACAGCGGAAGATTTTCAATGCAATGCTTCTCTCTCCAATGTGAAGAAACCGCGTCCTCGCTATCCATCACCTTCAGATTCATGGCCATCTCAAATACTTGACGAACAGCTAAATGGACGTGAGATTACTCAGTAG
- the LOC113753094 gene encoding 40S ribosomal protein S9-2-like gives MVHVSFYRNYGKTFKKPRRPYEKERLDAELRLVGEYGLRCKRELWRVQYALSRIRNNARMLLTLDEKDPRRIFEGEALLRRMNRYGLLEESQNKLDYVLALTVENFLERRLQTLVFKTGMAKSIHHARVLIRQRHIRVGRQVVNVPSFLVRVDSQKHIDFSITSPFGGGRAGRVKRKNQKAAAKKAAGGDGDEEDEE, from the exons ATGGTTCACGTCAGTTTCTATCGCAACT ATGGGAAGACCTTCAAAAAGCCTCGGCGTCCATATGAGAAGGAGCGTTTGGATGCTGAGTTGAGGCTTGTTGGAGAATATGGACTCAGATGCAAGAGGGAGCTTTGGAGGGTCCAGTATGCATTGAGCCGTATTCGTAATAATGCTAGAATGCTTCTAACTCTTGATGAGAAAGACCCTCGTCGTATCTTTGAGGGTGAAGCCCTCTTGCGCAGGATGAACAGGTATGGACTTTTGGAAGAGAGTCAAAACAAGCTCGATTATGTCTTGGCTCTGACTGTGGAGAACTTTCTTGAACGCCGCCTGCAAACACTCGTCTTCAAGACAGGCATGGCCAAGTCAATTCACCATGCTCGCGTGCTCATTAGACAGAGGCACATCAG GGTTGGAAGGCAGGTAGTTAATGTTCCTTCATTTTTGGTGAGAGTTGATTCCCAGAAGCACATTGACTTTTCAATCACCAGTCCATTTGGTGGCGGGCGTGCTGGAAGAGTCAAGCGTAAGAACCAGAAGGCAGCTGCAAAGAAAGCTGCTGGTGGTGATggtgatgaagaagatgaagagtGA